In the Sandaracinus amylolyticus genome, CGCGGGGCGCTCGCGGACGAGACGGTGCCGGTGACGCTCGAGACGCGCGAGCTCGACCTCGAGCCGATCGACGTGCGCGCGCTGGGTCGTGGGTACTCGATGGTCGTGATCGGGCTCGCGCTGAACGAGCTCTGGACCGCGCATCCCGATCCGCTCGAGCGACGGAGCACGTTGCTCGCGCGCGCGTCGGAGATCCTCGCCGACGACGGCGTGGTGATCGTGATCGAGCCCGCGCTGCGCGAGAGCTCGCGCGCGCTGCAGCAGCTGCGCGATCGCATCGAGGCGTCGCCGCGTGCACCGTACGTCTTCGCGCCGTGCACGCGCTCGGGGCCCTGCCCGATGCTCGAGGGCGAGCGCGACTGGTGCCACGAGGAGCTCCCGCTCGCGCTGCCCGACGCGCTGAAGACGATCGCGCGCGGCGCCGGGCTTCGCTGGGAAGGGCTCAGCTACGCGTACCTCACGCTGCGCAGGACGCCGGGGCGCGTCGCGGACGTGTGGCGCATCGTGGGCGGGCCGATCGAGAGCAAGGGACGCACGGAGTGGCATGCGTGCGGCGAGCCCGGGCTGGTGCGCATCGCGCGGCTGACGCGGAACCGCGGGGAGGGCGATCCGCTCGAGGGCGCGCGGCGCGGGTCGCTGATCGCGATCGAGGGTGAGACCACGCCGGGCGAGACGCTGCGGAGCGATCGGGCGCGCATCGATCGACGGCGCTGACAGTCTCGGCGGTCGCGTCCGAGCATCGGCACAGCGCGGCACGACGCGTGCGCGTGGAGCACGGTCGTGAGAGCGCGGCAATTCGCGTAAATCGCTGCCGTTCCGCGTGGCACGTGCAGTGCTCAGGGCGAGGTCGAGCGCGGGGTTGCGCGCTCTTGGAAATCCTCCGTCGCCCTCACGACGGATGCACGAGCTTCACTTGGTCTCGGTTCCTGGTTCCTCATCCATCCTCCATCCATCCCATCCATCCATCGCGTCGCGTGGGAACGACGCGGCGGTCCCCCCCTGCCCGGGGGGCCGCCGCGTCATGCGCTACGGAATTCGTAGCGCCTACAGATCCCCGACGGCGGTGAGCAGATCGACGCGCGCGTTGTCGAGCTCGAGCTCGGCGAGGATGCGCTGCAGATCGGCCTGCTCCGCGTCGCGACGCGCGGCGTCGAGCTCGAGGCCCGTGTTCGCGCCGGCGCGATAGCCCTCTTCGGTCTGCTCGACGGCGCGTCGCGCGATCTCGGCCTGGCGCGTCGCGATCGCGAGCGCCCGCTCCGCGGTCTCGATGCGGCGGCGCGCGTCGCGGATCTCGACGCGCACGCGGCGCCGGAGGCCATCGACGAATTCGTCGGACTGCGAGACCTGCGCCTGGGCCTCGCGCAGCGCGCCGTAGCGCGCGCCGCCGTCGTAGAACGG is a window encoding:
- a CDS encoding small ribosomal subunit Rsm22 family protein, which encodes MVDSIDDPRAARALSDVWIRAIDEAAPVLLGPHDRTGAALADEVARLSELYTRDRGALRSQSAALAARLRFFLPRDLPKVEGPLAELAWAGALPAGPRWKVLDLGAGLGTTTLGIATFAKRMGIEGLDVLAIERDARSLDVMKHLAAKCGRGALADETVPVTLETRELDLEPIDVRALGRGYSMVVIGLALNELWTAHPDPLERRSTLLARASEILADDGVVIVIEPALRESSRALQQLRDRIEASPRAPYVFAPCTRSGPCPMLEGERDWCHEELPLALPDALKTIARGAGLRWEGLSYAYLTLRRTPGRVADVWRIVGGPIESKGRTEWHACGEPGLVRIARLTRNRGEGDPLEGARRGSLIAIEGETTPGETLRSDRARIDRRR